In one window of Pseudomonas sp. IAC-BECa141 DNA:
- a CDS encoding ferritin-like domain-containing protein, with translation MARKTVEDLFIHELSDVYSAEKQITKALPRLARAATNPLLAEAFTSHLEETQGQIERIDQLVELAGLKLKRMKCVAMEGLVEESKELLDEIEKGAVLDAALIGAAQKVEHYEIASYGTLIAMAKHLKLEDAVTLLQATLAEEKGADEKLTKIAEQGGNQAATLEKK, from the coding sequence ATGGCTAGAAAAACTGTTGAAGACCTGTTCATCCATGAGCTGTCCGACGTTTACAGCGCCGAGAAGCAAATCACCAAAGCCTTGCCGCGCCTGGCGCGCGCCGCGACCAATCCGCTGCTTGCCGAAGCCTTCACCTCGCACCTTGAGGAAACCCAGGGGCAGATCGAACGCATCGACCAACTGGTGGAACTGGCCGGGCTGAAACTCAAACGCATGAAGTGCGTAGCCATGGAAGGACTGGTCGAAGAGTCCAAGGAGCTGCTCGACGAAATCGAAAAAGGCGCGGTGCTGGACGCGGCGCTTATCGGTGCGGCGCAGAAAGTCGAGCACTACGAAATCGCCAGCTACGGCACGCTGATCGCGATGGCCAAACACCTGAAACTCGAGGATGCCGTCACCTTGCTGCAAGCCACGCTAGCAGAAGAAAAGGGCGCCGATGAAAAGCTGACGAAGATTGCCGAACAGGGCGGTAATCAGGCGGCGACCCTCGAAAAAAAATGA
- a CDS encoding DMT family transporter — MNAAYYLLAVCAGLGITLQTTLNGQLAKGVGGDSIAAALFSFTAGAVCLGIFSLMRGGIVASLAAIPAQPLWSLVGGLLGAGALLSYVVLAPKIGLSALLGLAIAGQIISSLVIDHFGLMGALERPVSVVKLAGAMVMLAGLAITLFGDRWSALFSN; from the coding sequence ATGAACGCAGCCTACTACCTGCTAGCCGTCTGCGCGGGGCTTGGCATCACTTTGCAGACCACGCTGAATGGCCAACTCGCTAAAGGTGTGGGTGGAGATTCCATAGCGGCGGCGTTGTTTTCTTTTACTGCCGGAGCAGTATGTCTGGGCATTTTTTCATTAATGCGCGGCGGGATAGTGGCCTCACTGGCGGCTATTCCTGCCCAGCCTTTATGGAGTCTGGTAGGCGGCTTGCTGGGAGCCGGCGCGTTGCTCAGCTATGTGGTGCTTGCGCCGAAAATCGGTCTGTCAGCCCTGCTTGGCCTCGCAATCGCCGGGCAGATCATTTCGTCTTTGGTAATCGATCATTTCGGCTTGATGGGGGCACTGGAAAGACCGGTGTCTGTCGTCAAGTTGGCCGGGGCGATGGTGATGCTCGCAGGCCTGGCCATCACCCTGTTCGGTGACAGGTGGTCAGCGCTTTTCTCCAACTGA
- a CDS encoding cytochrome ubiquinol oxidase subunit I: METADTALMAARTQFAITISFHIVLAAFTIGLANFLMVLEGLWLRSGREVYLDIFRYWLKVFALTVAIGTASGLILEYQFGLNWSRLSAQAGDIIGPLMFYEILAAFFLEAGFLGIMLFGMKKVGPRLHFFATCAVAVGSLISAFWILSANSWMQTPAGYALDANGRFHAADWWAIIFNPSFPYRLAHMTLAALLGTATFVAGVSAWQLLKAAHNPRARVQLSMALWVIALLTPVQIVVGDLHGRHSLQLQPQKVAAIEGSWTRPVQGAGEPLRIFAWPDMDEYRNHWELAIPRIGSLYLCHDLSSTIAALDEFAPQDIPPVPPVFFAFRLMVGLGCLMLAQGVVSLVLRWRQRLYVSRPWLWASAFLTPAGFLAMLSGWVVTEVGRQPFTVYGLLRTEDSLSSVSRAQVLGSTWLILSFYLVIFTVGLWVLLRLLREPPHHGEPGPQPTLPDEIGRS, encoded by the coding sequence ATGGAAACCGCCGATACCGCACTCATGGCCGCGCGCACGCAGTTTGCGATCACTATCAGTTTCCACATTGTGCTGGCGGCGTTCACCATTGGCCTGGCGAATTTCCTGATGGTGCTCGAAGGCTTGTGGCTCAGGAGCGGGCGCGAGGTCTATCTGGATATTTTCCGCTACTGGCTCAAGGTCTTTGCCTTGACCGTGGCGATCGGCACGGCCTCCGGACTGATTCTGGAGTACCAGTTCGGGCTGAACTGGTCGCGGCTTTCGGCGCAGGCCGGTGACATTATCGGGCCTTTGATGTTTTACGAAATTCTTGCGGCTTTTTTTCTCGAGGCCGGTTTTCTCGGCATCATGCTGTTCGGCATGAAGAAGGTTGGCCCGCGTCTGCACTTCTTCGCCACCTGCGCGGTGGCGGTCGGCTCGCTGATCAGCGCGTTCTGGATCCTGTCGGCCAATTCGTGGATGCAAACGCCTGCCGGCTACGCCCTCGACGCAAACGGGCGCTTTCACGCAGCGGACTGGTGGGCGATCATTTTCAACCCTTCGTTTCCCTATCGCCTGGCGCACATGACGCTGGCGGCGCTTCTCGGCACCGCGACATTCGTCGCTGGCGTCAGCGCCTGGCAGTTGCTCAAGGCTGCGCATAACCCGCGGGCCCGGGTGCAATTGTCCATGGCGTTGTGGGTGATCGCGCTGTTGACGCCGGTGCAGATCGTGGTCGGTGATCTGCACGGCCGCCATAGCTTGCAGCTGCAGCCGCAAAAGGTCGCCGCCATCGAAGGCTCGTGGACGCGCCCGGTGCAAGGCGCTGGCGAGCCGCTGCGGATTTTCGCCTGGCCGGACATGGACGAGTACCGCAATCACTGGGAGCTGGCGATCCCGCGTATCGGGTCGTTGTACTTGTGCCACGACCTGAGCAGCACCATCGCCGCGCTCGACGAATTCGCGCCGCAGGACATTCCGCCGGTGCCGCCGGTGTTCTTCGCCTTTAGACTGATGGTGGGGCTGGGATGTCTGATGCTCGCGCAAGGGGTGGTCAGTCTGGTGCTGCGCTGGCGCCAGCGATTGTATGTGTCGCGGCCCTGGTTATGGGCGAGCGCGTTCCTGACCCCGGCGGGGTTTCTGGCGATGCTCAGTGGCTGGGTGGTGACCGAAGTCGGCCGGCAGCCGTTTACCGTTTACGGGCTGCTGCGCACCGAGGACAGCCTGTCCTCGGTATCGCGGGCGCAGGTGCTCGGCTCAACCTGGCTGATCCTCAGTTTCTATCTGGTGATTTTCACGGTGGGGCTGTGGGTGTTGCTGCGGCTGTTGCGCGAGCCACCGCACCATGGCGAACCCGGTCCGCAGCCAACCCTGCCCGACGAAATCGGACGCTCCTGA
- a CDS encoding DUF6555 family protein — MSSVDIFVIEYKLHGRPKSFVIRTKLMNNAEAWQWASCDAGIAPIPKPGRPPLKRFTKPMAERFGIADVKWRATTAVTWEDIGATQMEK, encoded by the coding sequence GTGAGTTCGGTAGATATTTTTGTGATTGAGTACAAGCTCCATGGAAGACCGAAGTCTTTTGTCATTCGCACCAAACTGATGAACAACGCAGAGGCTTGGCAGTGGGCGAGCTGCGACGCGGGTATTGCTCCGATACCCAAACCCGGACGCCCTCCTCTCAAGCGGTTCACAAAACCCATGGCAGAACGATTTGGAATCGCCGACGTAAAGTGGCGGGCCACTACTGCCGTCACCTGGGAGGACATCGGAGCGACGCAAATGGAGAAATAG
- a CDS encoding PLDc N-terminal domain-containing protein, which yields MQTEYLWIAAAVLLLLLDLWALNSVMRSDKPSATKAGWAALIFLVPLLGMVIWGVSGPRGITKGPSSPEHSKG from the coding sequence ATGCAAACCGAATATCTGTGGATCGCCGCTGCGGTCCTGCTCCTGCTGTTGGACCTTTGGGCACTCAACAGCGTGATGCGCAGCGACAAGCCGTCCGCGACCAAGGCCGGTTGGGCCGCGCTGATCTTCCTCGTGCCGTTGCTTGGCATGGTGATCTGGGGCGTTTCGGGGCCGCGCGGCATTACCAAAGGGCCTTCGTCGCCGGAGCACAGCAAGGGCTGA
- a CDS encoding cytochrome d ubiquinol oxidase subunit II has translation MTHRSDYRRAMAVSILPIWDANETWLVLGGGGLLALFPQAYAILLPALYLPFILMFLALILRAMALEFRDHAASARMKRLVDAGLLCASLLTGMAQGVVLGTLVQGVPHAGGQYSGTGWEWLGPFPLFCGLLLVCGYTWLGACWLYWRAVDELQQRSARQARVLAWGTVGLLIVLVLWTSTLHAQYAERLISPFIGLPAAYAAAALLTGFFLGFRSRFDCLPLFAALGVFVLAFGLMLVALFPLIIPPDLTLQAATSSRNSQIFVLMGFALLVPVTLIYNTYGFRVFSGKVRVPPSH, from the coding sequence TTGACTCACCGCAGCGATTACCGACGCGCCATGGCCGTGAGCATCCTGCCTATCTGGGACGCCAACGAAACCTGGCTGGTGCTCGGGGGAGGCGGGTTGCTGGCATTGTTTCCGCAGGCCTACGCGATTCTGCTGCCGGCGCTGTATCTGCCATTCATTCTGATGTTTCTGGCGTTGATCTTACGCGCGATGGCCCTGGAGTTTCGTGATCACGCCGCGAGCGCACGGATGAAACGTCTGGTGGATGCCGGCCTGCTCTGCGCTTCGCTGCTGACCGGCATGGCGCAGGGGGTGGTGCTCGGTACGCTGGTGCAGGGCGTTCCGCACGCTGGCGGGCAATACAGCGGCACTGGTTGGGAATGGCTCGGTCCGTTCCCGTTGTTTTGCGGTCTGCTGTTGGTGTGCGGTTATACGTGGCTGGGTGCCTGCTGGCTGTATTGGCGCGCCGTCGATGAACTGCAGCAGCGCTCGGCACGTCAGGCGCGGGTGCTGGCGTGGGGCACGGTCGGGCTGCTGATTGTGCTGGTGCTGTGGACATCGACGCTGCATGCGCAATATGCCGAGCGCCTGATCTCGCCCTTTATCGGATTGCCGGCAGCCTACGCCGCTGCCGCGTTGCTGACAGGTTTTTTCCTAGGGTTCCGCAGCCGCTTTGACTGTCTGCCATTGTTTGCCGCGCTTGGCGTTTTTGTTCTGGCGTTCGGCTTGATGCTGGTCGCGCTGTTCCCGTTGATCATTCCGCCCGACCTGACTTTGCAAGCGGCGACCTCGAGTCGCAACAGTCAGATATTCGTACTGATGGGGTTCGCGCTGCTGGTGCCGGTCACCCTGATTTACAACACCTATGGCTTCCGGGTGTTCAGTGGCAAAGTCCGGGTGCCGCCGTCCCACTGA
- a CDS encoding diguanylate cyclase — MLSSRSTSPQGSRDARFDGLLHMIRRHFGVVTVLLTTGDQDLQRFCAGAGPIVRDALPDFHMPLPSDSNADSLLLAPDISRDEHLRNHPLTKTFPSLRFLAAYPLEAPGGGQLGLLYLLHDEPRELNAEQRNGLREFAQLAAAVLLLKESDRSQLELPSESERRKALAIATSGTGVWDRNVLTGEVHYSSSWKALLGYTNDEIGNDVSEAYTRIHPADFAYVLAVYQEAIDGRTEVFEVEHRLRCRDGSYKWVCSRGKVVECDGAGKPVRMVGTTTDVTAMYTLSEQIQLNAALLTDLTNEVPGMVFQSRRHVHGKYSFSYVSAGALDIYRLSPEQLMQDADMLHLIIHPDDLAAYLSSLEASARDLKPWHLEYRVLLPGEGAAWRQGGARPRQLADGSVLWHGIITDITERKLIEAELQVLASTDSLTQLSNRRHFMRHLECELARVQRSVGYPAVILMFDLDHFKAINDRWGHSVGDLALQHFSGMIRKQLRRTDAAGRMGGEEFAVVLSNACVNEAKIFAQRIQDELAITPVVLGHERLTLAVSVGIACLDSTDVSAEASLSRSDKALYCAKRAGRNRIECY, encoded by the coding sequence ATGTTGTCCAGCAGATCCACGTCGCCACAAGGCTCCCGAGACGCGCGGTTCGACGGCCTGCTCCATATGATCAGGAGGCATTTCGGTGTCGTTACAGTCTTACTCACAACTGGCGACCAAGATCTCCAACGCTTTTGTGCAGGCGCCGGCCCCATTGTGCGGGACGCACTGCCAGACTTCCACATGCCACTTCCAAGCGACTCCAACGCTGACTCGTTGCTGCTTGCACCCGATATCAGTCGCGACGAGCATCTACGTAATCACCCGCTGACAAAGACGTTTCCCTCGCTGCGTTTTCTCGCCGCCTACCCTCTAGAGGCGCCTGGTGGAGGGCAACTCGGCCTGCTGTACTTACTTCATGACGAACCTCGCGAGCTTAATGCTGAGCAACGAAACGGTTTGCGTGAGTTCGCTCAGTTGGCCGCAGCGGTGCTGCTGCTTAAGGAGTCGGATCGGTCACAATTGGAGCTCCCGAGTGAGAGCGAGCGACGTAAAGCTCTGGCCATCGCTACTAGCGGAACCGGTGTATGGGATCGCAACGTGCTCACCGGCGAAGTCCATTATTCCAGTAGTTGGAAGGCTTTGCTGGGCTACACCAACGACGAAATCGGCAACGACGTGTCGGAGGCTTATACCCGCATCCATCCTGCAGATTTCGCCTACGTACTGGCCGTCTACCAAGAGGCTATCGACGGTCGCACCGAGGTTTTTGAAGTTGAGCACCGACTACGTTGCCGTGACGGCAGTTATAAGTGGGTCTGCAGTCGCGGCAAGGTGGTGGAATGTGACGGTGCCGGCAAACCGGTTCGCATGGTCGGAACAACCACCGACGTCACTGCCATGTACACCCTGTCGGAACAGATACAGCTTAACGCAGCGCTGTTGACCGACCTCACCAACGAGGTTCCCGGAATGGTCTTCCAGTCTCGGCGGCACGTGCATGGAAAGTACAGCTTTTCTTATGTAAGCGCCGGGGCTCTCGATATCTACCGACTATCGCCGGAACAACTCATGCAAGATGCCGACATGCTGCACCTAATCATCCACCCAGATGATTTGGCTGCTTACCTAAGCTCACTGGAAGCATCCGCGAGAGATCTCAAGCCTTGGCACCTTGAATACCGGGTGCTGCTACCTGGTGAGGGCGCTGCCTGGCGTCAGGGAGGTGCGCGCCCTCGGCAACTGGCGGACGGTAGCGTACTCTGGCACGGAATTATCACCGATATCACCGAACGCAAACTAATCGAAGCCGAGCTGCAGGTGCTCGCTAGCACAGATTCACTAACGCAACTATCCAATCGCCGGCATTTCATGCGGCACCTTGAATGCGAGCTGGCGCGGGTGCAGCGCTCTGTAGGCTACCCTGCGGTAATATTGATGTTCGATCTTGACCACTTCAAGGCCATCAATGATCGCTGGGGCCATTCGGTAGGAGATCTCGCGTTGCAACATTTCTCAGGCATGATCCGTAAACAGCTGCGTAGAACTGATGCTGCCGGGCGCATGGGTGGCGAGGAGTTTGCGGTGGTATTGAGCAATGCCTGCGTCAACGAGGCCAAAATCTTTGCCCAGCGTATCCAAGATGAGCTTGCCATTACTCCAGTGGTTCTCGGGCACGAACGTCTGACTTTGGCGGTCAGCGTCGGCATCGCCTGCCTCGACTCAACCGATGTCAGCGCCGAGGCGAGCCTGTCACGCAGCGACAAGGCGCTCTACTGCGCCAAGCGTGCCGGGCGCAATCGCATCGAATGTTATTGA
- a CDS encoding ZIP family metal transporter, whose protein sequence is MSLSSSSTPTPQRNGWSMASSGGWPGVLFWATLLLVSGLLLFSGYSAMVGADKGNLRLATLGGLSGFGATALGAVVAIILRDISSRTQDIMLGFAAGMMLAASSFSLILPGIEAAQALCGNPLLAACVVVCGLALGVGLMVGLDRFVPHEHQQIGRRGPDAQRINRVWLFVLAITLHNLPEGMAIGVSFANGDMKVGLPLTTAIAIQDIPEGLAVALALRVTGISAWRAALIAIGSGLMEPLGAVVGLGVSSGFALGYPIALGLAAGAMIFVVSHEVIPETHRNGHETPATLGLMLGFGVMMFLDTALG, encoded by the coding sequence ATGTCACTCAGCTCATCGTCGACGCCAACGCCGCAGCGCAACGGGTGGAGCATGGCGTCCAGCGGCGGTTGGCCGGGCGTGTTGTTCTGGGCAACGCTGTTGCTGGTCAGCGGCCTGCTGTTGTTTAGCGGTTACTCCGCGATGGTCGGCGCAGACAAGGGAAACCTGCGCCTGGCCACCTTGGGTGGCCTGTCAGGATTCGGTGCGACCGCGTTGGGTGCGGTAGTGGCGATCATCCTGCGCGATATCAGCTCACGCACTCAGGACATCATGCTCGGCTTCGCCGCCGGCATGATGCTGGCCGCCAGTTCCTTCTCGCTGATCCTGCCGGGTATCGAGGCCGCGCAAGCGCTGTGTGGCAATCCGTTGCTGGCAGCCTGCGTGGTCGTATGCGGCCTGGCCCTGGGCGTTGGCTTGATGGTCGGTCTTGATCGTTTCGTGCCTCACGAACATCAGCAGATCGGCAGACGCGGGCCCGATGCACAACGCATCAATCGCGTCTGGCTGTTTGTCCTGGCGATCACCCTGCACAACTTGCCGGAGGGCATGGCCATCGGCGTCAGTTTTGCCAATGGCGACATGAAAGTCGGCCTGCCATTGACCACCGCGATTGCCATACAGGACATCCCCGAAGGTCTCGCGGTTGCGCTTGCCTTACGCGTCACCGGGATCTCGGCTTGGCGCGCCGCACTGATCGCGATCGGCTCCGGTTTGATGGAGCCGCTGGGGGCGGTGGTCGGGCTGGGCGTGTCGAGTGGCTTTGCCTTGGGCTATCCGATTGCGCTGGGGCTTGCGGCGGGGGCGATGATTTTTGTGGTGTCGCACGAAGTCATCCCCGAGACCCACCGCAATGGTCACGAGACGCCGGCGACGCTCGGTTTGATGCTGGGCTTCGGCGTGATGATGTTCCTCGATACCGCTTTGGGCTGA
- a CDS encoding DUF421 domain-containing protein, producing MDSVLRAAVMYGALMVLFKIAGRRSLADLTTFDFVLLMIIGEATQQALLGDDFSLTNAMLVIVTLIAIDVGFSLLKQRSDWVSRLIDGEPTIIVENGKLLHRRLRHARLIEADVMEAARSSQGIERIEQIKFAIIERNGKISVIPNET from the coding sequence ATGGACTCGGTACTGCGTGCGGCGGTGATGTACGGGGCTTTGATGGTGCTGTTCAAGATCGCCGGCCGGCGTTCGCTGGCGGACCTGACCACCTTCGATTTCGTCCTGCTGATGATCATCGGCGAGGCTACGCAGCAGGCTTTGCTGGGCGATGATTTCTCCCTGACCAACGCGATGCTGGTGATCGTGACGCTGATCGCCATCGACGTCGGTTTCTCTCTGCTCAAACAGCGGTCGGACTGGGTGTCGCGGCTGATCGACGGCGAACCGACGATCATCGTCGAGAACGGCAAACTGCTGCACCGGCGTTTGCGGCATGCGCGGCTGATCGAGGCGGATGTTATGGAAGCCGCGCGTTCCAGTCAGGGTATCGAACGAATTGAGCAGATCAAGTTTGCGATCATTGAGCGCAATGGGAAGATTTCGGTGATTCCCAACGAGACTTGA
- a CDS encoding sensor histidine kinase, which translates to MQDIIRLNEAIDQALVESIERYGEAVESTRKTVLGVLGHDLRSPLGAVLMASDMLRKNANMTDRDRRLAEQINASVSRANHMIGDLLDLARSNLGTGIPVNPEDTDLSIVRASVIEELRTAFPQAKVVSNLSE; encoded by the coding sequence GTGCAAGACATCATCCGCTTGAATGAAGCAATAGACCAAGCGCTCGTGGAGTCGATTGAGAGATACGGTGAGGCAGTGGAGAGCACGCGTAAAACTGTTCTGGGCGTACTCGGTCATGACCTGCGCTCACCGCTTGGGGCTGTGTTGATGGCCAGTGACATGCTGCGTAAAAACGCCAATATGACTGACAGGGATCGGAGGCTGGCAGAGCAAATCAATGCGAGTGTAAGCAGAGCCAATCACATGATCGGCGATTTGCTGGACTTGGCTCGCTCCAATCTTGGCACGGGCATACCAGTGAATCCAGAAGATACTGATCTATCGATTGTGCGCGCATCTGTTATAGAAGAATTACGCACCGCGTTTCCTCAGGCGAAGGTAGTTTCGAATTTGAGTGAATGA
- a CDS encoding zinc-dependent alcohol dehydrogenase, with product MRAMTYQGAHDVRVETVPDPILEAPDDIILRVTATAICGSDLHLYRGKVPTVEHGDIFGHEFMGIVEETGSAVTAVQRGDRVVIPFVIACGDCFFCQHALYAACETTNAGPGAAMNKKRIPPPAALFGFSRMYGGVPGGQAELVRVPKANTGPFKVPGTLADEKVLFLSDILPTAWQAVINSGVGEGSSLAIYGAGPVGLLSAACARMLGVERIFMVDHHAYRLAYAQRTYGVIPINFDEDDDPADTIISQTPGNRGVDGVIDAVGFEAKGSTTETMLATLKLEGSSGKALRQCIAAVRRGGTVSVPGVYTGFIHGFLFGDAFDKGLIFKMGQTHVQRYLPELLGYIETGRLQPDAIISHRLSLEQAAEGYKIFDKKQEECRKVILTPGRSDVPLAETDGTAPLVPAV from the coding sequence ATGCGAGCTATGACCTACCAAGGCGCCCACGACGTCAGAGTCGAAACCGTGCCGGATCCGATCCTTGAAGCACCCGATGACATCATCCTGCGAGTAACCGCCACGGCCATCTGCGGCTCGGACCTGCACCTGTATCGGGGCAAGGTCCCGACGGTCGAGCACGGCGACATCTTCGGCCATGAGTTCATGGGCATTGTCGAGGAAACCGGTTCGGCCGTGACGGCGGTGCAACGCGGCGATCGGGTGGTGATCCCGTTTGTGATTGCCTGCGGCGACTGTTTCTTCTGTCAGCATGCGCTGTACGCAGCGTGTGAAACCACCAATGCCGGGCCGGGCGCGGCGATGAATAAAAAGCGTATTCCACCGCCGGCGGCGCTGTTCGGTTTCAGCCGGATGTACGGCGGGGTTCCGGGCGGTCAGGCCGAGCTGGTGCGAGTGCCGAAGGCCAACACTGGGCCGTTCAAGGTGCCGGGAACGCTGGCAGACGAGAAGGTCTTGTTCCTGTCCGACATTCTGCCGACGGCGTGGCAAGCGGTGATCAATTCCGGCGTCGGCGAAGGTTCGAGTCTGGCGATCTACGGCGCCGGACCGGTCGGCCTGCTCAGCGCGGCGTGTGCGCGCATGCTTGGCGTCGAGCGCATCTTCATGGTCGATCACCATGCCTACCGACTGGCCTATGCGCAGCGCACCTACGGCGTGATTCCGATCAACTTCGATGAGGACGATGACCCGGCGGATACCATCATCAGCCAGACGCCCGGCAACCGTGGGGTGGATGGCGTGATCGATGCGGTGGGGTTCGAGGCCAAGGGCAGCACCACCGAAACCATGCTGGCCACGCTCAAGCTCGAAGGCAGCAGCGGCAAGGCGTTGCGTCAGTGCATCGCTGCGGTGCGCCGTGGCGGAACGGTCAGTGTGCCGGGGGTGTATACCGGGTTTATCCACGGCTTCCTGTTCGGCGATGCCTTCGACAAGGGGCTGATTTTCAAGATGGGCCAAACCCATGTGCAGCGCTATCTGCCCGAACTGCTGGGGTATATCGAAACCGGCCGCCTGCAGCCGGACGCGATCATCAGCCATCGGCTGTCACTTGAGCAGGCGGCGGAAGGCTATAAGATTTTTGATAAAAAACAGGAAGAATGCCGCAAGGTCATCCTGACCCCGGGCCGCAGCGATGTGCCGCTGGCCGAAACGGACGGCACGGCGCCGCTGGTGCCGGCCGTGTAA
- a CDS encoding CinA family protein, translating into MSIAEATVDYLREHSLLLTSAESCTAGMIVTLLSEVPGSGEFIECGYVVYSPQAKQRLLRVNPQTIERFNLTSVEVAREMVVGALHDSTANVAVATTGILGPEDVDGIPAGTVCFAWAFQSAAGQYVYSRQMRFSGSRCEVQNQATEYALQGIQQFHRAALQETRSPVDD; encoded by the coding sequence ATGTCCATTGCTGAAGCGACTGTTGATTATCTACGCGAACATTCACTGCTCCTGACCTCCGCCGAGTCATGTACGGCGGGAATGATTGTGACGTTGTTGTCCGAGGTCCCAGGCAGTGGTGAGTTCATCGAATGTGGGTACGTGGTGTACTCGCCTCAGGCCAAACAGCGCCTGTTGCGCGTCAACCCGCAGACCATTGAACGCTTCAACCTGACCAGCGTCGAGGTTGCCCGCGAGATGGTGGTGGGGGCGTTGCATGACAGCACCGCGAATGTGGCGGTGGCGACCACCGGCATTCTCGGCCCGGAGGACGTCGACGGTATCCCTGCCGGAACGGTGTGCTTTGCTTGGGCTTTTCAGTCGGCAGCAGGGCAGTATGTTTACTCTCGGCAAATGCGTTTTTCCGGCAGTCGCTGTGAGGTGCAAAACCAGGCCACGGAGTACGCGCTGCAGGGTATACAACAATTTCACCGTGCGGCACTGCAGGAGACGAGGAGTCCGGTTGATGACTGA
- a CDS encoding manganese catalase family protein yields the protein MFLHNKRLQYTVRVAEPNPGLANLLLEQFGGAQGELAAASRYFTQALAEDDPGRKDLLMDIATEELSHLEIVGSIIVMLNKGAKGRVAEGVEEEGELYRAINGAGNDSHITSLLYGAGAPLTNSAGVPWTAAYVDTIGEPTADFRSNIAAEARAKIVYERLMNVTDDPGVKEALGFLMTREIAHQLSFEKALHAIQPNFPQGKQPGMPEFTNLYFNMSQGEGSTRGPWNQGDDWEFVESPEPAVNGGDGSASVQLSAEEEALLLDMKARTMSDPDSNPITGADLGAGVQGQPDA from the coding sequence ATGTTCTTACATAACAAGCGACTTCAATACACCGTGCGTGTTGCCGAACCCAATCCGGGACTGGCGAACTTGCTACTCGAACAATTCGGCGGCGCCCAGGGCGAACTGGCGGCAGCCTCGCGCTACTTCACTCAAGCGCTGGCCGAGGATGATCCGGGTCGCAAGGATCTGTTGATGGACATCGCCACCGAGGAGCTGAGTCACCTCGAAATCGTCGGCTCCATCATCGTCATGCTCAACAAGGGCGCCAAAGGCCGAGTGGCCGAAGGCGTGGAAGAAGAGGGCGAGTTGTACCGGGCCATCAACGGGGCCGGCAACGATTCGCACATCACCAGTCTGCTGTACGGTGCCGGCGCGCCGCTGACCAACTCGGCCGGTGTGCCATGGACGGCTGCATATGTCGATACGATCGGTGAACCCACAGCGGATTTCCGCTCGAATATCGCCGCCGAAGCCCGGGCAAAAATCGTCTACGAACGGCTGATGAACGTCACTGACGATCCCGGCGTCAAGGAAGCGCTGGGCTTCCTGATGACCCGCGAAATTGCGCACCAGTTGTCCTTCGAAAAAGCCCTTCATGCGATCCAGCCAAACTTCCCCCAGGGCAAACAACCCGGCATGCCGGAGTTCACCAACCTGTACTTCAACATGTCCCAAGGGGAGGGCAGCACGCGCGGTCCATGGAACCAGGGCGATGACTGGGAGTTCGTGGAAAGTCCAGAGCCTGCGGTGAATGGCGGCGACGGCAGCGCCAGCGTTCAGCTCAGTGCCGAGGAAGAGGCGCTGCTGCTGGATATGAAAGCGCGAACCATGTCCGACCCGGACAGCAACCCAATCACTGGCGCAGATCTGGGCGCGGGTGTTCAGGGGCAACCCGACGCGTGA